Part of the Triticum aestivum cultivar Chinese Spring chromosome 4D, IWGSC CS RefSeq v2.1, whole genome shotgun sequence genome is shown below.
aggtctgcttccggccgcgtacgcaacgtgcaggtgtgcatagggcgatgagcccagacccctgcgcgcatagggttagaccggcgtgctgacctctctgttgtgcttaggtggggctgcgacgcgttgatcttacgaggccgggcatgacccaaaaaagtgtgtccggccaaatgggatcgagcgtgttgggttatgtggtgcacccctgcagggaagtttatctattcgaatagccgtgtccctcggtaaaaggacgacccggagttgtaccttgaccttatgacaactagaactggatactgaataaaatacacccttcgaagtgccagatacaacccggtgatcgctctctaacagggcgacgaggaggggaccgccgggtaggattatgctatgcgatgctacttggaggacttcaatctactctcttctacatactgcaagatggagatgtccagaagcgtagtcttcgacaggactagctatccccctcttattctggcattctgcagttcagtccactgatatgcccctttacacatatacccttgcatatgtagtgtagctccttgcttgcgagtactttggatgagtactcacggttgcttctctccctcttttccccctttccttcctatctggttgtcgcaaccagatgttggagtccaggagccagacgccaccgtcgacgacgacacctacgacactggaggtgcctactactgcgtgcagcccgctgacgacgaccaggagtagttaggaggatcccaggcaggaggcctgcgcctcgttcgatctgtatcccagtttgtgctagccttcttaaggcaaacttgtttaacttatgtctgtactcagatattgttgcttccgctgactcgtctgtgatcgagcacttgtattcgagccctcgaggcccctggcttgtattatgatgcttgtatgacttatttgtgttgtagagttgtgttgtgatatcttcccgtgagtccctgatcttgatcgtacacatttgcgtgcatgattagtgtacggtcaaatcaggggcgtcacacacTTCGCCCAACTACAGCTATTGATAAGAAATGAACGTAACTTTGCTCAAGCTTCCGTGTACAACAAAGTTGCTCTGGAATAGAAATAATTATTTCCATACGAcaaataaaatatatattttttagTCTGACAAAAATAAAAAGACTAAACATTTAGAAAAGTAACTAAAACACACTAAATTAAGAAGTTACTGAATCTTGAAAAAAAACATATACGTTCTTTTTCAGCAACTTATTTTATAAGATTAGTCAACCTATCGATGTTTTTTTTTGTCACTTGGAGTACATTTTTGTTGAAAAGAATTGTTATAGCTCATACTCTGCATTTTAGGATGCACATATCCATTATATTCTACATATGTAAGAAGTTTATCCCCACTATGGCACTATCTCTATTTATCTTACCATGCGTGCTTCCATAGCATCAAAATTGTATGAGTCGTTAGATTTTACTACCTTGATTCAATAACATATGTCTGATTTATGCATGGAAAATATCTACGGTGCAACATGCATTAGTGCATTCTAAGTGGGTTTTATGGTTTCCCATCAACATGCATAAGAAAAAGTTCCGCCataacatgcaaccatgcatagaAAAAAACACCTCAACAAAGCATGCATGAGAATTTTGATTCTATTATGCTAGATATTTTATACCTTACAAGAATCAAGcacaaaaatcatatatattttcAGTTTTTCTCATATTATTACTTCAAATATTCATCTTCCTTACAATCAAATTGCATTGAAATGTATTACAAAACATTTCCGCAACAATCGTGCGGGCTATCATCTACTTATCAATTAAGGGCAAGCCAATGTGGACAAAACACCTTACAAATAAAGTACTTTAAATTACCAACATACGTCGACCCATTACAAGATGACAAAAAATATCTACGACTTAGTCGCCATCTTTCAAGGCAAACATCTCCAAGAAGGGAGTACAGACTTGTGCCAAAGTCGTTGAGTCCAGTGAAGGCCAAATCGTAAGTTTTCACCCAGATATGAAGCAGGTGTGGCGCCATCATGATGGTTGATCATCCAATTAATAGTTGATCCGCTCATTACCCCAAGAGAATCCACCATCGTATCCTCCAGAGCTAACCACCAAGGCCGCATATGGAAGAACCCTTGGTCATGCACCTACTCGCCCAAGATCATCGCCAATCAGACCGAATCAGTAGTCATCCACCTCCtacggtagggcccacctgtcagcgaaggggAGAGGACGATTACAATGAGTTACCACCAGGATATGCTGATCTGCTTGCATGCATGTGGCAGTGGCAAATCTCACTGTAACATTTAAGAACATTATAACTGTGCATCATAGGAGCCTTCTCAGGCATTCTACGTTTTCATCCCTCCGATCAAGCTTTTGGACGTTCCTGACCATTCGATGTGCAGCACTTCCCGCGGTAGATAGATTTACGGGTCAGCATTGTTGCGGGTTGGGTGCGTCGTCGATTGGGCAGCTGCTCCTGTAACAAAATCTGCAGATTGTGGTTAATTCGGGTCATATGTACGTAAGCGCACCCGTTAGGGCCACCCGTTAAAGCTCATCCCCTTCTCCATCTGCGCCCCTCCCTTGCCCTCTCATCCACGACCTGGATCCTAACTACGCGGCGGCGGCAGATCCTCCCCTCCGTGCCCCCTCCCCGGCGTCAGTCCTCGTGACATCAACTTTTGTCCTTTACGACAGCGTCGGCCCTAGGTTCGCGGCGACTGCCACTGTGTGGCACTGACGGAAGCTAGCTCCACTCTTAGGTATGCCGCTTCATCTGCCTTGGTCGTTCTGTCCACCTTCTGCTTCTTCGCCTTCCTCCCCTGCCTTCCCTACTCCTCCGGTTGCAAGTGTAGATTGTGGACATCGATGACAAGGGAGACGAAAATAAAAATCTTGAGGCCGCGCTTGGATCCATGGCACTAGGGTTCAGCACAAGAGGGGCACGCGGCGCTACTACGGCCATGTTTACGCAGTTTATCTCGTTTTTCATTGCCGATTCCCTCGTGCTGCCGGCAATATGCAACTTACGTTGTGAGATCGACGCTACAAGTTCCTGGTGCGTTTCTTTGTTCCTGGTGCGTTTCTTTGTTCTCTCTATGTGTGCTTTGTTTTAATGCATCTTTTCAACCGTCACTTCCAATATACTCTATATATCCTGCACGTACTGTATGACTGTGTCTACTTCATCTGCTACTTATTATATTTTTTTTTATCTCAGTTGTGCTCGATCGGGTGATAAATGTCAGGATACTTGGTGGTTATAGTGCGCGGATAATTGAGCAGCGAACACTGCTGCTTAGATTTTGTGTCCCAATTATCCATGATTTGGTGCTACATCATGGACAAGTTTAATTAATATCATGATTgtgcaaaaatcaaaaataaattggAAGGAGATGAACTGAAACTAATCACACAAAAAGATCACTCAATGCAAATATATCTGCTCGATACAGTAGTCATATGTAAAATGACACAAGAGGTAGAAAAACTAATCAATTGGTGGAGGTGTAATACAAGATAAATTCATATTGATAAGTGATTCCTACTTGATAGTAGGAGAATCCATGTCATACTGGTGAACGGGAACCTGCGCAGTAGTTAGCTCATTAGTCCCCTAGCATGAAAAAAATTGTACTATATATTATATGTCTAATTAGTTTTTGGAGAATTTATATTTCGTACCACAAAATTGCAGGTGTGGTGTTACCTAGTTACAAATATTGTAGGGTATTTCTTGGCTTAGCAAACTTGAGTGCGGTATGTAGAATTCAGATTTTCAATTCATGTGTGTGCTATGCAATCTAGTTTGGTTCAAGTTTCCAATCCATGTATAAACAGATTGCTGGGTGTATTACCTCAGCAATGCAAAAGTAATGTCCAAAAGTAATGCAGAACCATAATGATCAATGGTTTTACATTTTACATGGCAATAATGGTTTGATGTTACGGAATTTTGTAGGAACAGGCATGGGAATCCTTGAGGAATACCCAGGCCAACGCCAACACTGTTAATCCGCTATGTTTTTCTCCAGGTCTGATCATTGGCAACCTTCATGATGCCTGGATATTTGGGATTAATCCCAACATTTGAACATGACTTATTCTCGGTAATCAACCTCACTTTGCATAGTAAAACATATGGAGTTGTTTTGAATGCAAAGCATCTTTGCTAAATCGAGGAAAATGATATAATCCTATTTTAGTTCACAGGTTGCACAGAGGTAATCCAAGCCGAAAAAGAAAGTATGGAGGCCCCAAGGGAAACAAGCAGCCCATGCAGCATAGAGTAGTTTGCGTTGCTATGTTCTTGCTAGCTTGCTCTCAAATGTGTGCTTGCACAGTTAGAGATAGAAGTGGCCAGTAGTCTTTTTTCCATTTGATATAATTGGTAGTCCTTTTTTCACTGCTTTCCAATCTGTTCAAGATAAAAGTTGTTTGATTGCTTGTTTTTTTTCTACGTATCTTTATGCATCTTTTTTACTTAGTAGCTTCCTTTTTCACTCTATATTATCTTTCTAGGCTGCCATTGTTTGACGTGATGCTATAGAAAAGTGGAACTTTGTTTTTGGCTCTCTAGGCATTTATTCATCCTGTAGTGCATGCCATGAGCATAAGGCAATGCAACCTCCAAATATTACCTCGTCAGTCTCAGTCGAAACTAAGGCCTCAAATTGGAATTGACACTTGAGAAATTACAGAATTACAAATAGGAGAACGGATTTCCTTATCCTGGGTGTAGGTGTACTTCCTCATCCAATCCGTTCTTTTCGAGAGAAGTCCTGGAGATGTGGATCATGTATAGAAAAGTGCTTGGCTCTCATATTTCCTTTTTTTTAGAGAAGTTAGCACTTATTGATAAGAGaacatcattacaatcatgctcttATATATCTCTAAAGTCGTTGTGAGACCTTCACTTACGGTTGTACAAAGGGAAAAGACATGCAAAGATTCGCCATATTTATTTTTGTCCTATGTTGAGCAGATTTAATGTATGGGAATTTAATACGGGATCTTTCAGTATTGATTCAGTTGTTATGTATGCACTTGAACTTTTTGTTGGGAGTATTTTAGGATCATGTGAAAATACATAGATATTGTTCTCCAAAGCAATTGTCAGATAGCTAGTTGAATGGTTGGAGTAAATGAAACAGATAAGAAGTTCAAGTGCATAACCGAAAATAGGAGTTCGATTGTCTCATGCATCCAATTTTTCTGATATTCCTACCATTCTATAGGAATAAATAGATGGGTGCAGCAACGCGCGCCGGCATGGTCTAGTCATCATAAAAAGAGTACATGTGATGAGGGTGAGCCACCGCTGGTACCACCTCTAGAAGAGGAAAGCTCCGCCTCCACCTGCGTCCACATGAGGAGCGGTGTCCAACAAGTGTCGGACCTGACCACCCTGGCAGGCCTCCATGATCGACCCGAGATAAGATCCAGCCATCCATGTTatcacatactccctctgtcccataatataagagcgttttgaacactacactattgtcaaaaacgctcttatattatgggacagagggagtactttcgcAGGACCAAAGTGTCGCCTTCATGACGCCATGACGGCCATCGCCCACGAGCAAATGTTTGGTCACAACACGATCGTGGTTGGAACACCAACTAAACGATGGCTCGCGGTCCTCATGGCCAGAGCACAACCACCGCTCGTGCGATGGGCACTGTAGCCCTAGGAGACAACAACCCAGCGTCGCTGCTCCACCAGGATGAAGACCCCATAGTCCTTTCGGTGCTGATCCACCGTCACCTCGGGAAGGGCAGAGCGGTGGCGGGGTAGATGAGAAGAGATTACCACACGTTGGGTGATGGAGAGGCCTTCCCAGTCGCGATGAGGGTTNNNNNNNNNNNNNNNNNNNNNNNNNNNNNNNNNNNNNNNNNNNNNNNNNNNNNNNNNNNNNNNNNNNNNNNNNNNNNNNNNNNNNNNNNNNNNNNNNNNNNNNNNNNNNNNNNNNNNNNNNNNNNNNNNNNNNNNNNNNNNNNNNNNNNNNNNNNNNNNNNNNNNNNNNNNNNNNNNNNNNNNNNNNNNNNNNNNNNNNNNNNNNNNNNNNNNNNNNNNNNNNNNNNNNNNNNNNNNNNNNNNNNNNNNNNNNNNNNNNNNNNNNNNNNNNNNNNNNNNNNNNNNNNNCTAAGGCCCCGCTTGATAACGGTGTATTTCTATACACTTGTATTTATTTTACAGGTGTATAACACTGGCCACACTTGATTTTCATTTGAAAAGAAGAACGACCTATGAAGGTCTATAAATTTTACAAGGGTATATGACGCTGTGAAACGCCAATCCAATCAGGCCTAAGTCTCTGATCAGATAGGCTATTCACTCATCACTCACACCTCCACAATGGAGTAACATGAAACCTCCCGTGAGGCGGATCTAGCGGTTAAGAATGGATCCAAGAAGATAATGAGCGGCTCTGATTACGCCAAGGCAAAGCGCGACAACACAACACAGCAGCACAGCGCCTTATCCTCTAGCTAGCACACCACCTGCCCTGCCGCGCGCACCGCACACGGACGCTGCTGAACCGGgcacgccatggccgccgcctcgctGCTCCACCTCGCCACCCCcatctcctccccgcgcctccaccTCGGCCACAACTCCGCCACCAGCCTACCCCGCCGGCAGCATCACCCGCAGGCCCGGCTGACGGCGGCGCCGCACCCGCCGCGGGCGCACCGGGTGACGATCGAGCACGGCGGCGAGTCGCGGGTGGTGGAGATGGAGGAGGACGAGAACATCCTGGAGCGCGCGCTGGAGGAGGGGCTGGACGTGCCGCACGACTGCAAGCTCGGGGTGTGCATGACCTGCCCGGCCCGGCTGGTGTCCGGCAGGGTGGACCAGAGCGACGGCATGCTCAGCGACGACGTGGTGGCGCAGGGCTACGCGCTGCTCTGCGCCGCCTACCCGCGCTCCGACTGCACCATCCGCGTCATCCCCGAGGACGAGCTGCTCCAGGTCCAGCTCGCCACCGCCAACGACTGACCGACCCCTCCCCTCATCTTCCCACGCCGGCCACCTCGCGCGGCGTCGATCGGCAGAGTTCATGTGCTCCGAGGCTTTGTACAATGTATTTCACCAGCCATTGCAATAAGATGTTTCTTTTTTTGCCTAATAATCAGTTGCTTCAGCTGTTGCCTGAACAATCTTCAAACATTCCTGCTTGTCATGCTTGAAACATTGATTCGGCGATAACCGGAACATTAGCGAATCGAAAGATTTCATGTGAAGGCGACGAATCGAAAGATTTGATGAGCAAGGGCACATCATTTGTGGTAGTACTAATTTAACTTGATGTTCTAACACACAGCACAGGTTCAGTACTTGAGTCTCAGACATGCATATCCATATTACAGGCATGGGGAGCAGATAGATATAGGTACCAAGGTCATTATTTATTTGGGAGTAACGCATGGCACCGGATGTTTTCTCTCAGATTCTGCAGCTTCCATCATCTTCAGCCTCGAGGTGGGCATCACTGCCTGCAACCAAGCAAGCAAAATTTGTTGGATCAGTGTAACCAGTACTCAGATGCAGAAAGAAAAACTGACAGTGCTTCAGCATAGCAGCCTAGCTGCTCCCTGCTTAGTTTGCCGCAGCGGCGGCAGAAAACCGTCGGTACAATTTAAGCTCGGGAAATTCATTTCGGAAATGGTAGGTGCCGGCACAGCCTGCAATGGATTTTCAACTGCAACATCAGTTACTACTTACATGGGTGTCGCAGAAGTAGAAGGTGTTTCCTGCTCCCAGCAGGTTACTTATCGCCTGGGCTCGAGCTTGTAACTTCTAGACCATTGCCTGCAGTAGAGGTAGAACCAAGCTGTCAGTGATGGTTGAGGTGTGGATGTAGTAGGAATGGACTGCAGTACAAAGattatattgcaataaacatgaaaaGACAGATGAAAATGCACTCCATTTGTTATTCACAATCTTTGTTTCAGATACCAGAATTCTAAAGCGTTACTAACACACAGGAAATTCACTGCAACCATGCATAAACCTCTGGATTGAAATCTAAAAGAATGATGGTAGTCATGACAGATGACATCTTTGGGTTTGTATTACAATTACACTCGATAGTGCGTACGACAAGATTCACAGACCAGTCACAAGTTAAAAGGAAAAGGAAATCTAGGCATACTATGAAGATTGGTCCGATATGCAAAGCAATCGACAGAATCCATTATATATAGCCCATAAAGCTTATAGGTATCAGACAGTCGGCTCATAATCAGCTTTGCTAACCAGAACACACAACTTTATATTTGGAGCCTAAACACGTGATAAAGTGCCCTAGCTAGTTATGGACAACGATTTACTAATTTTCACTCTACTGTTGGAAGCATATAATTGCAGCACTAATTACGATTAAACAAACCCAGTCTGCCTCTGGCTACAATTTATCATCAACCTGGATGGCTAGCTATCTATTAATGTTTAATGTTCTGTAGTTTTTATCAATTTGCTGGAACTGATAGAACATACTAAGGCTAATGAAATACCAATACGTCTAACTATACAACATACACCCTCTGTTCTTAAATGTAAGATGCTTTTGCAGTTCAATTTGAAGGCAAAAACGTCATACATTTAGGAACAGAATTAGTGGTTGGTAGGTTCAGGATACTAAAAAGTGAAACAAAAGAATTTACCAAACAAGTACCGTACTACAAACTGATCGATCTGGTCATAATGAAGTATGCAACACACATACTGAACGGCAGTCTACAGGAAAATTTTGTACATATATGCTGCAGAAATAAAATGCATAGCTGAACTAACCCCGTTCCAAGAACTTGACATGATAAGCTAACATCACTAGTACTGCCTATCATAAGTTatcctatggaggacacaaaaCATGCATAAACCCAACAACTCTGATCTTTGcctgaagaagaagatcaccacaAGCACACTGCAAGTTCACAAATAGCACGGATGACAGATTGTGATGAAGCAAACAAGTTTCAGGCTGTGGCATTCCTCCATCACCCAACCTGAATAACCCTCCCATTTCAAGCCACTCCTAAAATTGCAAACTTGTTTTCTAGTTCTCCTACTTAAGAATCTCTCTCACAATTTCGTCAAATCGACACAATATCACTCAAATGCCACGGCAATTCCAGTAGAAAATCTAAAAGGATGGTGAGAAAATGGGAACCATAAATAGGGAATCCCTCGCTCGCTCACCGTCGGGGTCGAAGAAGAAGACCTGGCGCGTGC
Proteins encoded:
- the LOC123095623 gene encoding ferredoxin C 1, chloroplastic encodes the protein MAAASLLHLATPISSPRLHLGHNSATSLPRRQHHPQARLTAAPHPPRAHRVTIEHGGESRVVEMEEDENILERALEEGLDVPHDCKLGVCMTCPARLVSGRVDQSDGMLSDDVVAQGYALLCAAYPRSDCTIRVIPEDELLQVQLATAND